A stretch of the Poseidonibacter parvus genome encodes the following:
- a CDS encoding FIST signal transduction protein codes for MISPKYYKNIEDFIVENNKDSRYLILITENTNLDIDKLEDFKISGAIFPEIILNNSHYKEGLLASVIDDNFNVDLIKDMKTFESNEKTFQDKESLIVLFDALSSDISLFLDNLFESVSEQTKIIGGGSGKMTLKQDPVIFHDGTLHQNAAIVLSTNAKLHIGIENAWEKLQGPFVVTSSEKNVLKTLNFSSSFEVYKDFVEKDSGKKITKDNFFTISKSYPLGIIKFDKEVIVRDPIAIDKDNNIVIVGDIPQNSTINILKGNKQNLIDSGNKAILKLNKDLDSHKNILIFDCISRSFFIDEELKEITKELKQGSILFGVLSVGEIANTSDEYLSFYNRTCVLGMLC; via the coding sequence ATGATTAGTCCAAAGTATTATAAGAATATTGAAGACTTTATAGTTGAAAATAACAAAGATTCAAGATATTTAATTCTTATTACTGAAAATACAAATCTTGATATAGATAAATTAGAAGATTTTAAAATATCAGGAGCAATTTTTCCTGAAATCATTTTAAATAATTCTCATTATAAAGAAGGTTTATTAGCTTCAGTTATTGATGATAATTTTAATGTAGACCTAATAAAAGATATGAAAACCTTTGAATCAAATGAGAAAACCTTTCAAGACAAAGAAAGTTTAATCGTTTTATTTGATGCATTAAGTTCTGATATATCATTATTTTTAGATAACTTATTTGAAAGTGTTTCTGAGCAAACAAAGATTATTGGTGGAGGTTCGGGGAAAATGACGCTTAAACAAGACCCTGTGATTTTCCATGATGGAACTTTACATCAAAATGCTGCAATTGTTCTATCTACTAATGCTAAGTTACATATAGGAATAGAAAATGCTTGGGAAAAACTTCAAGGTCCTTTTGTAGTTACTAGTAGTGAAAAGAATGTATTAAAAACTTTAAATTTTTCTAGTTCATTTGAAGTATATAAAGATTTTGTAGAAAAAGATTCTGGCAAAAAAATTACTAAAGACAACTTTTTTACTATATCAAAATCTTATCCATTAGGAATAATAAAATTTGATAAAGAAGTAATTGTAAGAGATCCTATTGCAATAGATAAGGATAATAACATAGTTATAGTAGGAGATATTCCACAAAATTCTACAATCAATATTTTAAAAGGGAATAAACAAAACTTAATTGATTCAGGGAATAAAGCTATTTTAAAATTAAATAAAGATTTAGATAGCCATAAGAATATATTAATATTTGATTGTATTTCAAGGTCATTTTTTATAGATGAAGAACTAAAAGAAATTACAAAAGAATTAAAACAAGGATCGATATTATTTGGTGTACTTTCAGTAGGTGAAATTGCAAACACAAGTGATGAGTATTTAAGCTTTTATAATAGAACTTGTGTGTTGGGTATGTTATGTTAG
- a CDS encoding sensor histidine kinase yields the protein MLVEQLSVAFKCHSAIGNSNDLKEMIHEVLRTFINETYAVYGEFYLCDENNPCKKFDSFGRFIEFDYKKHLMYTDSINLIEDKDKKILSIKLDNGIIFLISKNLSADCLFFRSMFESLLPKLNLSVNACLNVEKLLMSNKLLEKQKEELIKANNIKDDFLANMSHELKTPLNSIIILSSIMKKNKENTLLPKEIKNISIINNSAHDLLDLISDVLDMSKIEAGRINILKDTFDIKEFILDEYEILKPLVKKDLVNFTYEFEDVNFNVYSDKLRLKQILKNLLSNAIKFTKKGEIKISLRDNKNYFNITVKDTGIGIHKNNLKNVFDRFKQIETSCNREFKGTGLGLAISKELATLLNCSLSVESELDKGSIFTLKVPKKESFYMILDEIENKEQEEQEEKLEENIINNKKEEMNILLLHSNSLKLFSFTIALKKHFLVTPFDSTIKLDKYLNDQEENNALIIFDENIENLENLESSILKNKYDSIKLEENTKIESIINNIIKQRYNNEN from the coding sequence ATGTTAGTTGAACAGCTATCAGTAGCATTTAAATGTCATAGTGCTATTGGAAACAGTAATGACTTAAAAGAAATGATACATGAAGTATTAAGAACTTTTATAAATGAAACTTATGCAGTTTATGGTGAGTTTTACTTATGTGATGAAAATAATCCTTGTAAAAAATTTGATTCTTTTGGAAGATTTATTGAATTTGATTATAAAAAACATTTAATGTATACAGACTCAATAAATTTAATAGAAGACAAAGATAAAAAAATACTATCAATAAAATTAGATAATGGAATAATTTTTTTAATTTCTAAAAACTTAAGTGCAGATTGTTTATTTTTCAGATCAATGTTTGAAAGCTTATTACCTAAATTGAATCTTAGTGTTAATGCATGTTTAAATGTTGAAAAACTTCTTATGTCTAATAAATTACTTGAGAAACAAAAAGAAGAGTTAATAAAAGCTAATAATATAAAAGATGATTTCTTAGCAAATATGAGTCACGAATTAAAAACTCCATTAAATTCTATAATCATCTTATCTTCAATAATGAAAAAAAATAAAGAGAATACTCTTCTTCCTAAAGAAATAAAAAATATATCGATAATAAACAATAGTGCACATGATCTTTTAGATTTAATAAGTGATGTCTTAGATATGTCAAAAATAGAAGCAGGAAGAATAAATATTTTAAAAGATACATTTGATATAAAAGAATTTATTTTAGATGAATATGAAATATTAAAACCCTTAGTAAAAAAAGATCTTGTTAACTTTACATATGAATTTGAAGATGTAAATTTCAATGTATACTCAGATAAGCTTCGTTTAAAGCAAATATTAAAAAACCTATTAAGTAATGCTATTAAATTTACAAAGAAAGGGGAAATAAAAATTTCTCTTCGAGATAACAAAAATTATTTTAATATTACTGTAAAAGATACTGGAATTGGAATACATAAGAATAATCTAAAAAATGTTTTTGACAGATTCAAACAAATAGAAACTTCATGTAATAGAGAATTTAAAGGTACAGGTCTTGGGCTTGCTATATCTAAGGAATTAGCTACTTTGCTTAATTGTTCTTTAAGTGTAGAAAGTGAACTTGATAAAGGTAGTATTTTTACTCTTAAGGTTCCTAAGAAAGAATCTTTTTATATGATACTAGATGAAATAGAAAATAAAGAACAAGAAGAGCAAGAAGAAAAACTAGAAGAAAATATAATTAACAATAAAAAAGAAGAGATGAATATATTGTTATTACATTCAAATTCTTTAAAACTCTTTTCATTTACAATTGCATTAAAAAAACATTTTTTAGTTACCCCTTTTGATTCAACAATCAAATTAGATAAATATTTAAATGATCAAGAAGAAAATAATGCACTTATAATATTCGATGAAAATATAGAAAACCTTGAAAATTTAGAGTCATCGATATTAAAAAATAAGTATGATTCGATAAAATTAGAAGAAAATACAAAAATTGAATCAATAATAAATAATATAATTAAACAAAGGTACAACAATGAAAACTAA
- a CDS encoding 7TM-DISM domain-containing protein, translated as MKDFLIYEDKNNLTKIESILEDKSIFKEVKKNNIGIKKHPIWTYNKIKNTTNKIENLIFSNPRSGIDFINVYITHNNKVLDEITLGDMVSQNETRFIYRKSDFALELLPNKEYEIFIRYKSYGPIDLNWEIYNKNSYVSYISKESLIFGFIAGFVVLISSYIIFIDRLLPSMSHKLYFVVMIGSLSMQFSITGILYQIGVPIYLNTILSWSFGNFAAACIGFFPIYFFDLKKLMPKTTLLLYILSFILLFFAILFLFYPLNYDLLYLSTIANSIFLLVSFILGYVSINLYLKKIDGAIFYLFANTSFTIAAIYFSLGILGLVKADSLFYFSLGIGSIFNILFIGMLIVRRLLRIKKEKDDALVLINEYSKLSNIGQSMVNISHQWKEPINHIYYAVNNIIAAKEFKDPNLENIIDSSIDQIKDTAKYMTNTAKDFLSIYQDKTIIKNIEITKSIELIIDILKKDISQMNVKIEINSNYNNFILADKYLVSNVLMIVLENSIKTFRNRNIKKPRIGINITNSEKIVTIKIADNAGGVKEYPIDSIFKKDLTNSNSTGLGLFLAKNILTMKLYGDISVQNLKEGACFTIVLKDV; from the coding sequence ATGAAAGATTTTTTAATCTATGAAGATAAAAATAATCTTACAAAAATAGAATCCATATTAGAAGATAAAAGTATTTTCAAAGAAGTAAAAAAAAATAATATAGGAATTAAAAAACACCCTATTTGGACATATAACAAGATAAAAAACACAACAAACAAAATAGAAAATCTCATTTTTTCAAACCCAAGATCGGGGATTGATTTTATAAATGTTTATATTACTCATAACAATAAAGTATTAGATGAAATAACTCTTGGAGATATGGTAAGTCAAAATGAAACAAGGTTTATTTATAGAAAATCTGATTTTGCTTTAGAGTTATTACCAAATAAAGAGTACGAGATATTTATAAGATATAAATCTTATGGTCCTATTGATTTAAACTGGGAAATCTATAATAAAAACAGCTATGTTTCCTACATCTCAAAGGAATCACTAATCTTTGGTTTTATTGCAGGTTTTGTGGTTTTGATTTCAAGTTATATAATATTTATAGATAGACTTCTTCCCTCAATGTCTCATAAATTATATTTTGTAGTAATGATTGGCTCTTTATCTATGCAGTTTTCAATCACTGGAATTTTGTATCAAATAGGAGTACCGATATATCTTAATACTATTTTATCTTGGAGCTTTGGTAATTTTGCAGCTGCATGTATTGGTTTTTTCCCTATTTATTTTTTTGATTTAAAAAAACTTATGCCTAAAACTACTTTATTATTATATATTTTAAGTTTTATTCTTTTATTTTTTGCAATCTTATTTCTTTTTTATCCATTGAACTATGATTTACTTTATTTATCAACAATTGCAAACTCTATATTTCTTCTTGTAAGTTTTATATTAGGTTATGTTTCTATTAACTTATATTTAAAAAAAATAGATGGAGCTATTTTCTATTTATTTGCAAATACATCTTTTACTATTGCTGCAATATATTTTTCACTTGGAATTTTAGGTCTTGTAAAAGCTGATAGTTTATTTTATTTTTCTTTAGGTATTGGTTCTATTTTTAATATATTATTTATAGGTATGTTGATTGTTCGAAGATTACTTCGTATTAAAAAAGAAAAAGATGATGCATTAGTATTAATAAATGAATACTCAAAACTGTCAAATATAGGACAATCGATGGTTAATATTTCTCACCAATGGAAAGAACCGATTAATCACATATATTATGCAGTTAATAATATAATTGCAGCAAAAGAGTTTAAAGACCCAAATTTAGAAAATATAATTGATAGTTCTATAGATCAAATTAAAGATACAGCTAAATATATGACAAATACTGCAAAAGATTTCTTATCTATATATCAAGACAAAACGATTATAAAAAATATTGAAATTACAAAGTCTATAGAGTTAATTATTGATATTTTGAAAAAAGATATATCACAAATGAATGTGAAAATTGAAATTAATTCAAATTATAATAATTTTATATTAGCAGACAAATATCTTGTTTCTAATGTATTAATGATAGTTTTAGAAAATAGTATAAAAACTTTTAGAAATAGAAATATAAAAAAACCTAGAATTGGTATTAATATAACAAACTCAGAAAAAATAGTTACAATAAAAATAGCTGATAATGCTGGAGGAGTAAAAGAATATCCAATAGATTCTATTTTTAAAAAAGATTTAACAAATTCCAATTCAACTGGCCTTGGATTATTTTTAGCAAAAAATATTTTAACTATGAAATTATATGGTGATATAAGTGTTCAGAACTTGAAAGAAGGTGCTTGCTTTACAATAGTTTTAAAAGATGTATAA